In Thermoanaerobaculia bacterium, the genomic stretch TGGATCGGCGCCGTAGCTCGGCACGCCGATCACCAGATCCGCATAGTGGTCGCCATCGAAATCGCCCGCCGCCAGCGCGGCGCCGAAGGTGCCGGGCTGGCTGGTCGATCCCGGAACGCCCTCGTGGCCGGGGGCGAAGAGCCGGCTGCGACTCTGCTGAAAGGGGTTGGCGCCTCCGAGAAGCGCGGTGACGGCGCCGTCTCCCGTCTGGCTCCAGGCCTCTCCGGGATGGCTGACGATCAGGTCGTCGAAGCCGTCGTGGTCGAAATCACCGGTCGTCATCGAGTAGCCGAATAGGTCGTTCGGCTCGGCGACATCGAGACCGATGAAGCCGCCCTGGCCCCAGGCGACGGTGCGCGCGAGGTCGAAGCCGGCCGGGTCGCCGAACACGGCGGCGACCGTTCCGGCATCCGTGATCTCTTCGGCGAGCCCGAAGTCCTCGCCGTACGAGCCGATGACGAGGTCGCCGTAGCCGTCGCCATCGAAGTCCCCCGTCGTGAGCGCCGACCCGAAGAAGTCGCCGGGCTCGCTGGTGCCCGCGATGCTGTTCTGGGTCCACAGGATGTCGTGCACGAGATCGAGTCCGTTCTCGCCGCCGAAGAAGAGCTGCACGGCGCCGTAGCCGTTCTCCAGCGGCACGCCCACCGCGAGATCGTCGCGGCCGTCGCCGTTCCAGTCGTGCGCCGCGAGAGCCCAGCCGAAGCGGTCATCCGGTTCCCCGTTGTCTTCGATATCCGGATTGCTCTGCTGCAGGAACTGGCCGCCGGGGCCCAGCCCGCCGCTCCCGCCGTACATCACGAAGACGGCGCCGGCGACCGCGTCTCTCCCTGGAATTCCCACTGCGAGATCCTCGTAGTTGTCGTCGTCGAAATGGCCCGCGGTGAGTTCCAGCCCGATGTAGTCGTTCGCCGACCCACCGATTCCGAGGACGACGCCCGGCCCGAAGACCGCCGGATCGGCGGAGCCGAAGAAGACCTGTACGCCTCCCTTCGCCACTCCACCCTGGACGTCGCGCGGCACGCCGACAGCGAGGTCGTCGAAGCCGTCGTTGTCGAAGTCGCCGGCGGCGAGGGCGAAGCCGAACTGCTCCTCCTCGGCCGGGGTGTTCGCTCCGGAGGCCTGCGACAGCCGGAACCAGCCGCTCGCCGAAGCGAGGCCAGCACCGGGGGCGCCCAAATGAACGTAGACCGAGCCCGCACCCGCGACGGTTCCCGATCCGAAATCGACGGCGTCGAAAGGCACTCCGCTGGCGAGGTCCGCGATGCCGTCGCCGTTGAAGTCGCCGCTCGCGAGGGTCATTCCGAAGCCGTCTCCGGGATCGGGACCGCCCGATCCGAACGGGAACGTCTGGACCAGCTGGCTGCGAACCGGCGAGAGGCCGACGCTGACCGAAGCCGCAGAGAGAGGGGGCGCCAGCAGGCTCGCAAGGGTGAGGGCCATGGCGAGGCCGCTCGCCGCGGCGCCCGAGTCCTCGCCTCGAATCGTGGCTGTAGGTACGTTCATGCAGAGTACGCGCAAGAGGCCTCGCAGAAAGCTCACGGGAGCCCGCCGCTCAAGGGGTGGCGGCCGACCAGTAGGTGTTCCCCTGGTCTTCGAAGCCGTCGCAGAATGTGCAGCCATAGATGACGAACTGCATGCCGGAGTCCGGCAGGAGGAGGCTGGCGTCGTAAAACGGTGCGCCGATCACGAGGTCGGACTTCCAGTCCCAGTCGAAGTCGCCCGAAGCCGCCGCCTGACCGTAGTTGGAGTGCGACTGCGCGGTTCCGGGGAGACCCTCGACTCCGGCGGCGAGGACGCGACTGCGACTCGCCGAGAAGGCGGAGACGCCACCCAGAAGGACGGTGACCGCGCCGTTGTTCGTGCCGGAGAGGTCCTCCTGCGGATGGCCCACCATGAGGTCGTGGTGTCCGTCGCCGTTGAAGTCGCCCACCGCCAACGACTCGCCGAAGCGGTCGCCGGCCTCCGCGGTTTCGAGTCCGAACACTCCCCCCTGGCTCCAGGCCTGGGTGCGCGCGAGATCGAAGGAGACGCCCCCGGGGGTGCCGTAGAGTACGGCGACCGAGCCCGAATCGGTGATCTCGTTCGACAACCCGAGCGTTTCGCCCGGCGAGCCGATCGCCAGATCCGACCGGCCATCGTCATCGAAGTCGCCGGTCGCCAGGGCGAAGCCGAACTTGTCGTTGGGCTCGCTCGTGCCGGCGACCGAGTTCTGCGTCCAGAAGGTGTCGTTCACCAGGTCGAGACCGTTCGCGGCGGTCGTGCCGAAGAAGATCTGGATCGCACCGCTGCCGTTCTCGTTCGGGATCCCGACGACCAGATCCGACTTCCCATTGGCGTTGAAGTCGCCTGCGGCGAGTGCGAAGCCGAACTTGTCGTTCGCTTCGCCGACGTCCTCGATGTCCGGGTTGTTCTGTTGCAAGAGCTGGCCGCCGCTCGTCAGGCCCGCCGCACTGCCGTAGATGACGAACACCGCGCCGGCAGAGCTCGCCTGGCCGGGAATGCCGACGGCGAGGTCGTCGAAGTTGTCCTCGTTGAAATCTCCGGTGGCGAGCGCGGCGCCGATGCTGTCACCCGCCGCGCCGCCGATCGTGAGCAGGGTTCCGCCGTCGAAGACCTCCGGGCTCGTCGAGCCGTAGTAGACCTGCACGCCGCCGATGGCAAGGCCCCCGACGACGTTTCCCGGGACGCCGACGGCGAGGTCGTCGATGAAATCGTGGTTGAAGTCGCCGACCGCGAGCGCAGCTCCGAAACGCTCGTTGTCGATCGACAGGTCGGGCCCGATCTCCTGGGAAAGAAGGAGACTCTCGGCCGGAAGGGCGAGCCCGATACCCACGGCGCCGAACTGGACGATCACCGCGCCGATGTTCTGTTCAATATCGGCGACGCCGTCGTCGAAGGGGATACCCGTCGCCAGGTCGTCGATGAGATCGCCGTTGAAGTCGCCGACCGCCAGGGCGGCCCCGAAATGCTCTCCGCTCTCGACCAGATCGCCTGCGACCGGGTAGTTCGGGACGGCTGCGCCATTCACGGACGACAGGCCGACCGACCCCGCTTGGGCCGGCGGGCCGAAGGCGGCGAGGAGGAGCAGGGAGACTGTGCCGACGAAGGGAGCTCTCTGTCGGAGCTGGCGCGCAGGGCGAGATGTGCGGTTCACGCAGAGTACGCGCAGGGGGCCGGGGGAAAGGCTCATGACACGCGAGAGAAGCGGGTAGGATCGGCGCTGGAGGACTTCGATGCTCGAACGAACCGAACATGGTGAGATTCTCGAACTGCGGCTGGCACGTCCGCCGGCGAACGCGCTCGACGCCGCACTGATCGTGGCGCTCGGCGAGGCGATCGAGGCGGCGCCGGCCTCGGGAGCGCGCGCCCTGGTGCTCTCCGGCCGGCCGGGGATGTTCTCCGGCGGGCTCGACGTGCCGTCGCTCCTCACTCTCGACCGCGCCGGCATGGAGCAGACGCTGCGCGACTTCTTCCGCCTCATGCGCGCCCTCGCCGCCTCGCCGATTCCGACCGTCGCCGCGATCACCGGGCACGCTCCCGCCGGCGGCGCGGTGCTTTCGATCTTCTGCGACGCGCGGATCATGGCGGAAGGGGATTTCAAGATCGGCCTGAACGAGGTCCAGGTCGGCCTCTCGCTGCCGCGGGTGATTCACACGGCGCTGGCGCGCGTCGTCGGCGAGCGCCAGGCCGAGCGCCTCGGTGTGGGCGGACTGCTCGTTCCGGCCGGCGAGGCGTTACGCATTGGGTTGGTCGACGAGCTGGTGCCGGTCGACGGCGTCGTCGAGCGCGCGATCCAAGGCTGCCGCGATCTCCTGCAGCTCCCGCCGCGCGCCATGGCGACGACCCGGGCGCTCTGCCGCGCCGGTCTGGTGGAGGCGTTCGACCGCCAG encodes the following:
- a CDS encoding FG-GAP repeat protein; the protein is MNVPTATIRGEDSGAAASGLAMALTLASLLAPPLSAASVSVGLSPVRSQLVQTFPFGSGGPDPGDGFGMTLASGDFNGDGIADLASGVPFDAVDFGSGTVAGAGSVYVHLGAPGAGLASASGWFRLSQASGANTPAEEEQFGFALAAGDFDNDGFDDLAVGVPRDVQGGVAKGGVQVFFGSADPAVFGPGVVLGIGGSANDYIGLELTAGHFDDDNYEDLAVGIPGRDAVAGAVFVMYGGSGGLGPGGQFLQQSNPDIEDNGEPDDRFGWALAAHDWNGDGRDDLAVGVPLENGYGAVQLFFGGENGLDLVHDILWTQNSIAGTSEPGDFFGSALTTGDFDGDGYGDLVIGSYGEDFGLAEEITDAGTVAAVFGDPAGFDLARTVAWGQGGFIGLDVAEPNDLFGYSMTTGDFDHDGFDDLIVSHPGEAWSQTGDGAVTALLGGANPFQQSRSRLFAPGHEGVPGSTSQPGTFGAALAAGDFDGDHYADLVIGVPSYGADPKGAEIVLYGGLAADGFDTGNATYWSAVTP
- a CDS encoding FG-GAP repeat protein; this translates as MNGAAVPNYPVAGDLVESGEHFGAALAVGDFNGDLIDDLATGIPFDDGVADIEQNIGAVIVQFGAVGIGLALPAESLLLSQEIGPDLSIDNERFGAALAVGDFNHDFIDDLAVGVPGNVVGGLAIGGVQVYYGSTSPEVFDGGTLLTIGGAAGDSIGAALATGDFNEDNFDDLAVGIPGQASSAGAVFVIYGSAAGLTSGGQLLQQNNPDIEDVGEANDKFGFALAAGDFNANGKSDLVVGIPNENGSGAIQIFFGTTAANGLDLVNDTFWTQNSVAGTSEPNDKFGFALATGDFDDDGRSDLAIGSPGETLGLSNEITDSGSVAVLYGTPGGVSFDLARTQAWSQGGVFGLETAEAGDRFGESLAVGDFNGDGHHDLMVGHPQEDLSGTNNGAVTVLLGGVSAFSASRSRVLAAGVEGLPGTAQSHSNYGQAAASGDFDWDWKSDLVIGAPFYDASLLLPDSGMQFVIYGCTFCDGFEDQGNTYWSAATP
- a CDS encoding enoyl-CoA hydratase/isomerase family protein, which translates into the protein MLERTEHGEILELRLARPPANALDAALIVALGEAIEAAPASGARALVLSGRPGMFSGGLDVPSLLTLDRAGMEQTLRDFFRLMRALAASPIPTVAAITGHAPAGGAVLSIFCDARIMAEGDFKIGLNEVQVGLSLPRVIHTALARVVGERQAERLGVGGLLVPAGEALRIGLVDELVPVDGVVERAIQGCRDLLQLPPRAMATTRALCRAGLVEAFDRQQGDTYERFVDDWFGAETQGAMRALVARLQSKSKG